The following are encoded together in the Planctomycetaceae bacterium genome:
- a CDS encoding DUF1854 domain-containing protein: MTTSHESRNDASDAIAIEGISRNGLGQIVVRLAGRSEPVVDARVCRCFPWSLPDQYISIRDKDGNEVVLLETLDALNGDWQTLLIEELRDKAFNPQIRKVLSHKTEFGVTSITAMTDRGEVIFQIRSREDVRVLSPRQALFRDADGNTYELADLNALDKTSRHHLSQYF, from the coding sequence GTGACAACATCGCACGAAAGCAGAAACGACGCATCGGACGCGATAGCCATCGAGGGTATATCCCGCAACGGCCTGGGGCAGATCGTGGTGCGCCTGGCGGGGCGGAGCGAACCGGTCGTCGACGCCCGCGTTTGCCGCTGCTTTCCCTGGTCGCTGCCGGATCAGTACATCTCGATCCGAGACAAGGACGGCAACGAGGTCGTCCTGCTCGAGACGCTGGACGCCCTGAACGGCGATTGGCAGACCCTGCTGATCGAGGAGCTGCGAGACAAGGCCTTCAACCCGCAGATCCGAAAAGTGCTCAGCCACAAGACCGAGTTCGGCGTCACCTCCATCACCGCGATGACCGACCGCGGCGAGGTGATCTTCCAGATCCGCAGCCGCGAGGACGTGCGCGTGCTCTCGCCCAGGCAGGCCCTCTTCCGCGACGCCGACGGAAACACCTACGAACTGGCCGACCTGAACGCCCTGGACAAGACCAGCCGCCACCACCTGTCGCAGTATTTTTGA
- a CDS encoding CAP domain-containing protein, which translates to MVSTALAGETVVTVLNTADYGCARVLAFSPDGSTLALCGADGRIHLLDSATGKALRAFAAPIRSVGALCFDPSGGQLGVAGSQGLTVLDAADGKVLHRSADAIGEIHSLAASPDGTWWATFGSDLRGRLFRAADVNKSQPLVSTGSALLAATFSKDSKRLAAATSTAALLWDIPARSPARKFDPVPGPLAAVAFVGERSLVGGGEGGWLTVWDLKGADPARKPAEHAGRVVALAASADGAILASAGADGTVVLRDARYDVMHKLALGQPLAAMAFSSDGRYLACGVSGSTGGLMIWRLDRRALLSGPRLAPVRDKETPKPVTVPSPDPQSAVITASYLTPTERAVIAEMNLARTNPLFYAKLVKDLKARMKGNTFVSAEGHKIRTKEGVAVLDETIAYLEKVATVPPLAPSKPLSQAAMEHAKDTGPKGMTGHTGSDGSSAKERIKRYGKPVHSSGENISYGPTTAREIVLQLIIDDGVPSRGHRLNIFEKSFKLAGVAIAPHSHYGTMCAIDYAGGMK; encoded by the coding sequence ATGGTCTCCACCGCCCTCGCGGGCGAAACGGTCGTGACGGTTCTCAACACTGCCGACTACGGCTGCGCCAGGGTGCTGGCGTTCAGCCCCGACGGCAGCACGCTGGCCTTGTGCGGCGCCGATGGCCGCATCCACCTCCTGGACAGCGCCACCGGAAAAGCGCTGCGAGCCTTCGCCGCCCCCATCCGCAGCGTCGGGGCATTGTGCTTCGACCCATCCGGCGGTCAACTGGGCGTCGCAGGTTCACAGGGCCTGACGGTCCTGGATGCGGCCGACGGCAAGGTCCTCCATCGCTCCGCCGACGCCATCGGCGAGATCCATTCCCTCGCCGCCAGCCCCGACGGCACGTGGTGGGCCACCTTCGGCAGCGACCTGCGGGGGCGGCTGTTCCGGGCGGCGGATGTAAACAAGAGTCAGCCGCTGGTCTCCACGGGCAGTGCGTTGCTGGCGGCCACGTTCTCCAAAGACAGCAAACGGCTCGCCGCGGCCACCTCGACCGCGGCGCTGCTGTGGGATATTCCCGCTCGTTCGCCCGCCCGCAAGTTCGATCCCGTTCCTGGGCCCCTGGCGGCAGTGGCGTTCGTGGGCGAGCGGAGCCTGGTCGGGGGCGGCGAGGGCGGGTGGCTGACCGTCTGGGATCTCAAAGGCGCCGACCCCGCCCGCAAGCCCGCCGAGCATGCCGGGCGAGTGGTTGCACTGGCTGCCAGCGCCGACGGGGCCATCCTCGCATCGGCGGGCGCCGACGGCACCGTCGTGCTGCGCGACGCCAGGTACGACGTGATGCACAAGCTTGCCCTGGGCCAACCGCTTGCGGCGATGGCCTTCAGTTCCGACGGGCGGTATCTGGCCTGCGGCGTCAGCGGCAGCACCGGCGGGCTGATGATCTGGCGCCTCGACCGCCGCGCGCTGCTGAGCGGCCCGCGCCTGGCGCCCGTTCGCGACAAGGAGACGCCCAAGCCCGTAACGGTTCCGTCGCCGGATCCGCAGTCTGCAGTGATAACCGCGTCCTACCTGACGCCGACGGAGCGGGCGGTGATCGCCGAGATGAACCTTGCCCGCACCAACCCGCTGTTCTACGCCAAACTCGTCAAGGACCTCAAGGCCCGCATGAAAGGCAACACCTTCGTCTCGGCCGAGGGGCACAAGATCCGCACCAAGGAAGGGGTAGCCGTGCTGGACGAGACCATCGCGTATCTGGAGAAAGTGGCCACGGTCCCGCCGCTGGCGCCTTCCAAGCCGCTATCGCAGGCGGCGATGGAGCACGCCAAGGACACCGGCCCCAAGGGCATGACCGGGCATACCGGCAGCGACGGCAGCAGTGCCAAGGAACGCATCAAACGCTACGGCAAGCCCGTACACAGCAGCGGCGAGAACATTTCCTACGGCCCCACCACGGCGCGGGAGATCGTGCTGCAACTGATTATCGACGACGGCGTGCCCAGCCGCGGCCATCGGCTCAACATCTTCGAAAAGAGCTTCAAACTCGCCGGCGTGGCGATCGCGCCGCACTCCCACTACGGCACGATGTGCGCGATCGATTACGCCGGCGGGATGAAGTGA
- a CDS encoding PAS domain S-box protein: protein MATAPERTPPASPRWMRLAAVFLALASGLTAAQAIVCWLLDRWDLASWGRGLVPIAPSTAVLILLLSACAVLRPRYPSRAVAGGLVLLGVLAAIAMGLLVLAQGAFDFELPLERWLSPTTAKVDEIPIGRMSPLTAAVFLPIATALLFQLRQCGRRWLCQASSILLLMASLCLFVVLLSYAAGAPVLYGSRTIPMALPTAVAMGLLGLSVLAGSGPQVWPLSLLVTGPLESASPNPVAKGPILVSLALVAAVAFSSVFYARHEISQVRQAAYTQLSAIAKLKVDQIVAWQNERLADAQLAAMHILQSDVARWSGGADEASKAAIVEHLRMLQRIKGYENAILADANGRRLLSLDAHLESLDDSAALLVARIVASRAAMAGDLLHCPSCRRIHHDVGAPVLGGDGQPIAVILLRSDPEHSLYPLLQMWPTPSRTSETLLIRKEADDVLFLNKLRHRGDAALTVRIPMSKADVPAVRAAMGQSGRFSGRDYRGVEVLADVRPVPLTPWFIIAKVDAREILSEAAYRGWVALLLAALLTLMTGGATALVYHRRQRNLYQSLFLAERQRRQVQEEIRATFYGIGDGVISTDATGCVSRMNGVAEQLTGWTEAQALGKPLDQVFRIINEDTRLEVESPVGRVLREGVIVGLANHTLLIARDGSECPIADSGAPVRDEHGRTAGVVLVFRDVADQRQSQQEMLRLNRSLRAISDCNQAIIRATEESLMHGEICRIIHGVGGYPFVCISMREDDEGKSVRGVAQAGADQVYLDDARVTWADTPRGRGPTGTAIRTGRPSIVQRTADDSRYAPWREMATAHGFLSSAAFPLMLDGKAFGALTVCAGVADAFTPQEAALLEELAGDVAYGVAALRTASTLGAQQEELRAVHDNISIMTFLTDRDRNIVFANRAGARFVGLPQDQLVGQRVCGVLGCIHANDDPRGCGFGPHCPQCSLLQTIQDTLATGQAHQDVEQRMVRVKDAQRQEAVLIASTAMIQPAGQARLLLCLEDATQRKEAQEALSESEARFRSFIEAAPEGFFVQSEGRFAFVNQALLKIMGASTPEELLGKDFFPRIAPEYHQKVRDRIRFQRETGQAVSAMDQEFLRLDGSRVPVETAAAPIRYKGGEANLVFVRDITDRRRLQEQLRQSQKMEAIGQLAGGVAHDFRNQLTVIKGFAEMLLRRSLVLDSGVDQVQEILKAAQRSTLLTGQLLAFSRTQMLTPQRVDLVEIVVDIIKAVPHMVGEHVRLSVSASCDRCLVEVDPTQLQQALINLVANARDAMPDGGELTIEVSRRRLDDPILQKYPDAVAGVYAAVAVADTGCGMDDATLSRLFEPFFTTKEVGRGTGLGLAMVYGFVKQSGGIIDVESRLGQGSTFTLYFPQCDDAQATGS from the coding sequence ATGGCGACGGCACCTGAACGAACCCCGCCGGCCAGTCCGCGCTGGATGCGGCTGGCTGCTGTCTTTCTGGCGTTGGCGTCGGGTCTGACGGCGGCACAGGCGATCGTCTGCTGGTTGCTCGACCGGTGGGACTTGGCCTCGTGGGGGCGCGGCCTGGTCCCGATAGCCCCGAGCACCGCGGTGCTGATCCTGCTGCTCAGCGCCTGCGCTGTTCTGCGCCCGCGCTATCCGTCGCGGGCCGTCGCCGGCGGCCTGGTGCTGCTGGGAGTGCTTGCTGCCATCGCCATGGGGCTGTTGGTGTTGGCCCAGGGGGCGTTTGACTTCGAATTGCCGCTGGAGCGGTGGTTGTCGCCCACCACCGCCAAGGTGGACGAGATCCCCATCGGGCGAATGTCGCCGCTGACGGCGGCGGTCTTCCTGCCCATCGCAACGGCGCTGCTGTTCCAATTGCGCCAATGCGGCCGCCGGTGGCTGTGCCAGGCGTCGTCGATTCTGCTTCTTATGGCGAGCCTATGCCTTTTCGTCGTCCTTCTGAGCTACGCCGCCGGCGCACCGGTTCTCTATGGCAGCCGGACGATTCCCATGGCTTTGCCAACGGCCGTCGCCATGGGGCTTCTGGGTTTGAGTGTTCTGGCAGGGTCCGGTCCGCAGGTCTGGCCGCTGTCGCTTCTCGTGACGGGGCCTCTGGAATCGGCGTCACCGAACCCCGTTGCCAAAGGGCCGATCCTGGTTTCCCTGGCGTTGGTTGCGGCCGTGGCGTTCAGCAGCGTTTTTTACGCCCGGCACGAGATATCCCAGGTTCGCCAGGCGGCATATACGCAACTGTCGGCCATCGCCAAGTTGAAGGTGGACCAGATCGTCGCCTGGCAGAATGAGAGGCTCGCCGATGCGCAACTGGCTGCGATGCACATTCTGCAATCCGATGTCGCCCGGTGGTCTGGCGGTGCTGACGAGGCGTCCAAGGCCGCCATCGTAGAGCATCTGCGTATGTTGCAGAGGATCAAAGGATATGAGAATGCGATCCTCGCCGACGCCAACGGGCGGCGCCTGTTATCACTGGACGCCCACCTGGAGTCCCTGGACGACAGCGCGGCGCTATTGGTCGCCAGGATCGTTGCGTCACGTGCCGCCATGGCGGGCGACCTCCTGCACTGCCCCTCATGCCGGCGGATTCATCACGATGTGGGGGCCCCTGTCCTGGGCGGCGACGGGCAGCCCATCGCCGTCATTCTCCTGCGGAGCGATCCAGAGCACTCTCTGTATCCGCTTCTCCAGATGTGGCCAACGCCCAGCCGGACTTCGGAGACATTGCTGATCCGCAAAGAGGCAGACGACGTGCTGTTCCTCAACAAGCTCCGCCACCGCGGCGATGCGGCTTTGACCGTTCGGATTCCGATGTCGAAAGCGGACGTTCCGGCGGTGCGGGCGGCGATGGGCCAGAGCGGAAGGTTCAGCGGGCGCGATTACCGGGGCGTGGAGGTCCTGGCGGATGTTCGGCCGGTGCCGCTGACGCCCTGGTTCATCATCGCCAAGGTGGACGCGCGCGAGATTCTCTCCGAAGCGGCGTATCGCGGATGGGTGGCGCTGCTTCTTGCGGCGCTGCTGACCCTCATGACCGGCGGTGCGACGGCGCTGGTGTATCACCGCCGCCAGCGGAATCTCTATCAAAGCCTGTTCCTGGCTGAACGGCAGCGCCGCCAGGTCCAGGAGGAGATCCGCGCGACGTTCTATGGCATCGGCGACGGCGTGATCTCAACCGACGCGACCGGATGCGTCTCCCGCATGAACGGCGTGGCCGAGCAGTTGACTGGTTGGACCGAGGCCCAAGCGCTGGGCAAGCCCCTCGATCAGGTCTTTCGCATCATCAATGAGGATACCCGCCTGGAAGTGGAAAGCCCCGTCGGGCGAGTCCTGCGCGAAGGGGTCATCGTCGGTCTGGCCAACCACACGCTCCTGATCGCCCGCGACGGCAGCGAGTGCCCCATCGCCGACAGCGGCGCGCCGGTTCGCGACGAACACGGCCGCACCGCCGGCGTGGTGCTGGTCTTCCGCGACGTGGCCGACCAGCGCCAGTCGCAGCAGGAGATGCTCCGCCTGAACCGCTCGCTGCGGGCGATCAGCGACTGCAACCAGGCGATCATCCGCGCGACAGAGGAGTCGCTGATGCACGGCGAGATCTGCCGGATCATCCACGGGGTGGGCGGCTATCCATTTGTCTGCATCAGCATGAGAGAGGACGACGAAGGCAAGAGCGTCCGCGGCGTCGCCCAGGCGGGGGCAGACCAGGTTTATCTAGACGATGCTCGCGTCACCTGGGCCGACACCCCGCGAGGGCGGGGACCCACCGGAACGGCCATCCGCACGGGGCGGCCGAGTATTGTTCAGCGCACGGCCGATGACTCTCGTTATGCCCCGTGGCGCGAGATGGCTACCGCACACGGGTTCCTTTCCAGCGCGGCGTTTCCCCTGATGCTCGACGGTAAGGCCTTCGGGGCGTTGACCGTTTGCGCCGGCGTGGCCGACGCCTTCACCCCGCAGGAGGCGGCGCTGCTGGAGGAACTGGCCGGCGATGTGGCGTATGGCGTGGCGGCGCTGCGAACGGCCTCGACGCTTGGCGCCCAGCAGGAAGAACTGCGGGCGGTTCATGACAACATTTCGATCATGACATTCCTGACGGATCGGGACCGCAACATCGTCTTTGCCAATCGCGCGGGCGCGCGGTTTGTCGGCTTGCCCCAGGACCAGCTCGTGGGCCAGCGCGTCTGCGGCGTGCTGGGGTGCATCCATGCCAATGACGACCCGCGCGGGTGCGGGTTTGGCCCCCACTGCCCCCAGTGCTCGCTGCTCCAGACCATCCAGGACACGTTGGCGACGGGACAGGCCCATCAGGACGTCGAGCAGAGAATGGTCCGCGTCAAAGACGCACAGCGTCAGGAGGCGGTCCTGATCGCCTCGACGGCGATGATCCAGCCGGCGGGGCAGGCGCGCTTGCTGTTGTGCCTGGAGGACGCCACCCAGCGCAAGGAGGCCCAGGAGGCTCTGTCGGAAAGCGAGGCGCGATTCCGCTCCTTCATCGAGGCGGCGCCGGAAGGCTTCTTTGTCCAGAGCGAAGGGCGATTTGCCTTTGTCAACCAGGCCTTGCTCAAGATCATGGGGGCCTCGACGCCTGAGGAACTTCTGGGCAAGGATTTCTTCCCTCGAATCGCTCCGGAGTATCACCAGAAGGTGCGAGATCGCATCCGCTTTCAGCGCGAGACCGGCCAGGCCGTCTCGGCGATGGACCAGGAATTCCTCCGCCTTGACGGCTCGCGGGTTCCGGTCGAGACCGCCGCGGCGCCGATCCGCTACAAGGGCGGCGAGGCGAATCTGGTTTTCGTCCGCGACATCACCGATCGCCGCCGGCTCCAGGAGCAGCTTCGACAGTCGCAGAAGATGGAGGCTATCGGACAACTGGCCGGCGGAGTGGCTCACGACTTCCGCAATCAACTCACCGTGATCAAAGGCTTCGCCGAGATGCTCCTGCGTCGCTCGCTGGTTCTGGACAGCGGCGTCGACCAGGTTCAGGAAATCCTCAAGGCCGCCCAGCGTTCCACTCTCCTGACCGGTCAACTGCTGGCCTTCAGCCGAACGCAGATGCTGACTCCCCAGCGGGTGGATCTGGTGGAGATCGTAGTCGACATCATCAAGGCCGTCCCGCACATGGTTGGCGAGCACGTGCGCCTTTCGGTGTCCGCCTCTTGCGATCGATGCCTGGTGGAAGTCGACCCCACCCAGCTGCAGCAGGCCCTGATCAACCTGGTGGCCAACGCCCGCGACGCCATGCCCGACGGCGGCGAACTGACGATCGAGGTCTCCCGCAGGCGGCTGGACGATCCGATCCTCCAGAAATATCCCGACGCCGTCGCGGGGGTCTATGCAGCCGTGGCGGTCGCCGACACTGGATGTGGTATGGACGATGCGACCCTGTCCAGACTCTTCGAGCCGTTCTTCACGACCAAGGAAGTGGGGCGCGGCACCGGGCTGGGGCTGGCCATGGTCTACGGTTTCGTCAAGCAGAGCGGTGGAATCATCGACGTCGAGAGCCGCCTCGGGCAGGGCAGCACCTTCACGCTTTACTTTCCCCAGTGCGACGATGCTCAGGCAACGGGTTCGTAG
- a CDS encoding chitobiase/beta-hexosaminidase C-terminal domain-containing protein — MLRKMLLVVTILWLALPAAAYEPLHPPLDCMKRFSLREWAVVGFHYRTGHDYSSEFYATAKAAGFNVLMDGAGGLDNAKANDMKIMVAAIWYDLPKLQALGDKVFKHPSVIGFNLWDNASGLPRQTLQCAGWLKENHPTLIAYLAENPNPGHQARTPMPVLSTQNYAFGYNNTGPDHIKRMNYCNSLEGDRLNANKLNMTFWPIYAALAARESVADSEIRFQNYSAVAYGASGVMSFAYSSSGKRPQWNAKTGNVYRTNAEVGAYINGVVGRHVFGCRSTGVYHTAGGGDKPYGALDVGAGKLIESMDDSLLAGVLVVEDGFENFKAGNSKPAYVMVVDKRTNFTRRPEAPARTVHLTFGPGADVAEILPPPGAAPNAVRIIQPAWTVALDGLKAGDGRLIRLDPSDLDKVLHSGTKDLYLQIVAACSQQRQKALAGQATLADFQAVEAQAAKTVEKIHGIMGPVEGKTGLSQQSADTLARLKAALDSLRQELYASQVVVDGQVGRTVFVGQGSVELRPLLKGAVIRYTLDGSEPTAASPVYDKPLTLKAKTILTARTWTDKGPAAAAAKPVTLTRVSGDAGGGIKINFGPKDAAVEGYFVDSGEMFGVHGDRAYGWNVDMTASAARRKGADPLKCTQVAFMPRSTWSILLANGTYEVTVCIGDAEGKIENGTVVANGVEFCRDLVVNRGEHREIVKSVEVKDGRLTLSSHDRLRAGRLTRINYLLITRK; from the coding sequence ATGCTTCGCAAGATGCTGCTCGTTGTAACGATCCTGTGGCTTGCCCTGCCTGCGGCGGCCTATGAGCCGCTGCATCCACCGCTGGATTGCATGAAGCGGTTTTCGCTGCGGGAGTGGGCGGTGGTCGGGTTCCATTACCGCACCGGGCATGACTACAGCAGCGAGTTCTACGCCACCGCCAAGGCGGCCGGCTTCAACGTCCTCATGGACGGAGCCGGCGGGCTCGACAACGCCAAGGCCAACGACATGAAGATCATGGTCGCGGCCATCTGGTACGACCTGCCCAAGCTCCAGGCCCTGGGCGACAAGGTCTTCAAACACCCCAGCGTGATCGGGTTCAACCTCTGGGACAACGCCTCGGGCCTGCCGCGACAGACGCTGCAGTGCGCCGGATGGCTCAAGGAAAACCACCCGACGCTCATCGCATACCTGGCCGAGAACCCCAACCCCGGCCACCAGGCCCGCACCCCCATGCCCGTACTCTCGACGCAGAATTACGCCTTCGGGTACAACAACACCGGGCCCGACCATATCAAGCGCATGAATTACTGCAACTCGCTCGAAGGCGACCGACTCAACGCCAACAAGCTCAACATGACCTTCTGGCCGATCTACGCCGCCCTGGCCGCGCGAGAATCCGTCGCCGACAGCGAGATCCGTTTCCAGAACTACTCAGCCGTGGCGTACGGGGCCTCGGGCGTGATGTCGTTTGCCTATTCCTCTTCGGGCAAGCGCCCGCAGTGGAACGCCAAGACCGGCAACGTCTACCGGACCAACGCCGAGGTCGGCGCGTACATCAACGGGGTCGTCGGGCGGCACGTTTTCGGCTGCCGCAGCACGGGCGTGTACCACACCGCCGGCGGCGGCGATAAACCCTACGGCGCGCTCGATGTCGGGGCAGGCAAGCTCATCGAGAGCATGGACGATTCGCTGCTGGCCGGTGTGCTGGTCGTCGAGGACGGCTTCGAGAACTTCAAGGCCGGCAATAGCAAGCCCGCTTACGTGATGGTCGTCGACAAGCGGACGAACTTCACCCGCCGCCCCGAGGCGCCGGCGCGCACCGTCCACCTGACCTTCGGCCCGGGCGCTGACGTGGCAGAAATCCTGCCGCCCCCCGGCGCCGCGCCCAACGCCGTGCGCATTATCCAACCGGCCTGGACGGTCGCTCTGGATGGCCTCAAGGCCGGCGACGGCAGGCTGATCCGCCTCGACCCGAGCGACCTGGACAAGGTGCTGCACAGCGGCACAAAAGACCTGTATCTCCAGATCGTGGCCGCCTGCAGCCAGCAGCGGCAAAAGGCCCTCGCCGGACAAGCAACGCTTGCGGACTTCCAAGCCGTCGAAGCGCAGGCGGCCAAGACCGTCGAGAAGATCCATGGCATCATGGGGCCAGTCGAAGGCAAGACAGGTCTCTCGCAGCAGAGCGCCGACACGCTGGCCCGCCTGAAAGCGGCCCTCGATTCGCTGCGGCAAGAGCTTTACGCCTCGCAGGTCGTCGTGGACGGCCAGGTCGGCCGCACGGTTTTCGTCGGCCAGGGCTCGGTCGAGTTGCGGCCGCTGCTGAAGGGCGCCGTCATCCGCTATACGCTCGACGGATCGGAGCCGACGGCGGCCTCGCCGGTCTATGACAAACCGCTGACGCTCAAGGCTAAGACCATCCTGACCGCGCGCACCTGGACCGACAAAGGCCCCGCCGCGGCCGCGGCGAAACCCGTCACCCTCACGCGCGTCTCGGGCGACGCCGGCGGCGGGATCAAGATCAACTTCGGTCCCAAGGATGCGGCCGTCGAGGGCTATTTTGTCGACAGCGGCGAGATGTTCGGCGTTCATGGCGATCGGGCGTACGGCTGGAACGTGGACATGACCGCCTCGGCCGCGCGGCGTAAAGGGGCCGACCCGCTCAAGTGTACGCAGGTGGCCTTCATGCCCCGCAGCACCTGGAGCATCCTGCTGGCCAACGGCACGTACGAGGTGACGGTCTGCATCGGCGACGCCGAGGGCAAGATCGAGAACGGCACGGTCGTCGCCAACGGCGTGGAGTTCTGCAGAGACCTGGTCGTCAACCGCGGCGAGCACCGCGAGATCGTCAAGAGCGTCGAGGTCAAAGACGGGCGATTGACCCTCTCCAGCCACGACCGCCTCCGCGCCGGCCGCCTGACGCGAATCAACTATCTGCTCATCACCAGGAAGTGA
- a CDS encoding addiction module protein, with product MTAQEIKERALRLPPTERAALIDALMSSFDRPNAEEIDAAWAEEAEKRLDEMDSGQVKGIPAEEVFRKIDQKR from the coding sequence ATGACCGCGCAGGAAATCAAAGAACGGGCATTACGCCTCCCCCCCACCGAACGGGCAGCACTGATCGATGCTCTCATGTCAAGTTTTGATCGGCCCAATGCAGAAGAGATAGACGCCGCCTGGGCCGAGGAAGCTGAAAAACGGCTTGATGAGATGGACAGCGGGCAGGTGAAAGGGATTCCCGCAGAGGAAGTCTTCCGCAAGATCGACCAGAAAAGGTGA
- a CDS encoding ABC transporter ATP-binding protein — MTVDRQPDPASPDPAAHIPPELIELLGTAQDVQAYARYDLDDRGMYCQGHLVLTSARLGDFRFAAGQWQQRWIDLAPLASATLVEGLGMSILRLTDASCVLGEVRYTLRHAREVASIHRRIERRIDGKDEQPDAEAPRGDEKKIRCDKCQRVIPPWAEACPACLSRRKVLTRLFDYIRPYRGRAVAGLLLSVFTTATALAMPWLTKPMLDRGLGTGGSRQAPNFNVLLTYVIALAALTLIGALAGAMRERLMAMLGSRVSRDIRDLAYAHLHKLSLSFFSKRPTGTLVTRITSDSDRIWDFLAWTIVQIATSVLTIVGVGVALFVMNWKLACIVLLPVPLMLALTIIFHKLLHRGFDRLFHRWGLLTAVVADALPGVRVIKAFSQEKREIRRFSDRNDGYYRNEVAMIGLWTLFGPVMEFCTHLGSLLVWIVGGWWVVKEWGTPQPQMTVGMLMAFIAYMMMFYRPIHQIAHVDRMFNRAASSVQRIFEILDAEPAIFSKHAAHSAAAVRGAIELRNVSFSYDGVRKVLHDVSLKVDPGKMLGLAGPSGGGKTTLVNLICRFYDVLEGQILVDGVDVRDYDVETLRRHIGVVLQEPFLFHETVARNIAYGCPDATIDQIIAASKAANAHDFIVSFPDGYDTLIGERGHTLSGGERQRISIARAILSDPAILILDEATSSVDTQTEKLIQEALARLVANRTTIAIAHRLSTLRKADHLVVLDKGKIIEQGSHDDLSALPEGTYAKLLRLQSEMQSIIAIG, encoded by the coding sequence ATGACCGTAGATCGACAACCTGATCCAGCCTCCCCCGATCCGGCTGCCCACATTCCCCCCGAGCTCATCGAGCTGCTCGGGACAGCGCAGGACGTGCAGGCATACGCCCGCTACGATCTCGACGACCGGGGCATGTACTGCCAGGGGCACCTGGTCCTGACGTCGGCGCGGCTGGGCGATTTTCGTTTCGCGGCGGGGCAATGGCAGCAGCGGTGGATCGACCTGGCGCCGCTGGCGTCGGCGACGCTGGTCGAGGGCCTGGGCATGAGCATCCTGCGCCTGACCGATGCCTCGTGCGTGCTGGGCGAGGTGCGGTACACGCTGCGCCACGCGCGAGAAGTGGCCAGCATCCACCGACGGATCGAGCGCCGCATCGACGGCAAGGACGAACAACCCGACGCCGAAGCGCCGCGCGGCGACGAAAAGAAGATCCGCTGCGACAAGTGCCAGCGGGTGATCCCACCCTGGGCCGAAGCGTGCCCGGCCTGCCTGTCGCGCCGCAAGGTGCTCACGCGGTTATTCGATTACATCCGCCCCTACCGCGGACGGGCCGTGGCGGGGTTGCTGCTGTCGGTGTTCACGACGGCCACGGCGCTGGCGATGCCCTGGCTGACCAAGCCGATGCTGGACCGGGGCCTGGGGACCGGCGGCTCGCGGCAGGCGCCGAATTTCAACGTGCTGCTGACCTACGTCATCGCCCTGGCGGCGCTGACGCTGATCGGCGCCTTGGCCGGGGCCATGCGCGAACGCCTGATGGCGATGCTGGGCTCGCGGGTCAGCCGCGACATCCGCGACCTGGCGTACGCCCACCTGCACAAGCTGAGCCTGAGCTTCTTCTCCAAGCGCCCCACCGGCACGCTTGTGACGCGAATCACCAGCGACAGCGACCGCATCTGGGACTTCCTGGCCTGGACCATCGTTCAGATCGCCACCTCCGTGCTGACCATCGTCGGCGTCGGCGTGGCGCTGTTCGTGATGAACTGGAAGCTCGCCTGCATCGTCCTGCTGCCGGTGCCCCTGATGCTCGCCCTGACGATCATCTTCCACAAGCTGCTCCACCGCGGCTTCGACCGCCTCTTTCACCGCTGGGGGCTGCTGACTGCCGTCGTCGCCGACGCCCTGCCCGGCGTGCGCGTGATCAAGGCCTTCAGCCAGGAGAAACGCGAGATCCGCCGCTTCAGCGACCGCAACGACGGGTACTACCGCAACGAAGTGGCGATGATCGGCCTGTGGACGCTGTTCGGACCGGTAATGGAGTTCTGCACGCACCTGGGGTCGCTGCTGGTGTGGATCGTCGGAGGCTGGTGGGTTGTCAAGGAATGGGGCACGCCCCAGCCGCAGATGACCGTGGGAATGCTGATGGCGTTCATCGCGTACATGATGATGTTCTACCGCCCCATCCACCAGATCGCCCACGTCGACCGCATGTTCAACCGCGCCGCCAGCTCCGTGCAGCGCATCTTCGAGATCCTCGACGCCGAACCGGCGATCTTCTCCAAACACGCCGCCCACAGCGCCGCCGCCGTGCGCGGGGCCATCGAGCTGCGAAACGTCAGCTTCAGCTACGACGGCGTGCGCAAGGTCCTCCACGACGTCTCGCTGAAGGTGGACCCGGGCAAGATGCTGGGCCTGGCCGGACCCTCCGGCGGCGGCAAGACGACGCTGGTGAACCTGATCTGCCGCTTCTACGACGTGCTCGAGGGGCAGATCCTCGTCGACGGCGTCGACGTGCGCGACTACGACGTCGAGACCCTCCGCCGCCACATCGGCGTGGTGCTGCAGGAACCGTTCCTCTTTCACGAGACCGTCGCCCGCAACATCGCCTACGGCTGTCCCGACGCGACCATCGACCAGATCATCGCCGCCAGCAAGGCCGCCAATGCCCACGACTTCATCGTCAGCTTTCCCGACGGGTACGACACCCTCATCGGCGAGCGCGGCCACACGCTCAGCGGCGGCGAACGCCAGCGTATCAGCATCGCCCGGGCGATTCTTTCAGACCCGGCGATCCTGATCCTCGACGAGGCGACCAGCTCCGTCGACACGCAGACCGAGAAGCTCATCCAGGAAGCCCTGGCTCGCCTGGTGGCCAACCGCACCACCATCGCCATCGCGCATCGCCTCTCGACCCTGCGCAAGGCCGACCACCTCGTCGTGCTCGACAAAGGCAAGATCATCGAGCAAGGATCGCACGACGACCTATCCGCCCTCCCCGAAGGCACCTACGCCAAACTCCTGCGCCTCCAGAGCGAAATGCAGTCGATCATCGCCATCGGATGA